taaAAAATAATGAAGTATAATTATTGTGACATGCTTTATAAATTTTTTATACCATTTTGATGGTAAATATTTCCTTCACCTTTTTGAAGGATTAcattgagaacccttattgttctccttttatagttacCATAATGACGATAAATTATTATTTCGTCCCTTTCCATGTATTCATACATTCATACAGtcatgaaaaattattttgtcgtCTTTCAAACTTTTCATATATTGTTGCTACATTCGCTTCACTGAATGGAGCATATCAAGTAGGGAGGGCTTCATGATTCTTTCATTGATACTGTGCATTGTGACTCAAATCCAATGTCTTACCCATATAAAGGTATGTTAGGCAAAATGtgttgggactcaaacccaactcttatcattataGTGCACCAAAAGTTAAATATGTCTTAACTAGTTGCATAATAGGCCAAAGTATAAgattaaattatcaatattgtGGTCAGAAACATAAATCAAATTAGTTATAACAAGATTTAAAAATATAAGCACTTTTTAACGTTGTAGGACGAAAACGTTTCATTCATTCTAAGTGTTATCACTTTTAGATTTACGTGAATCCAAATAGAAGTGCATTCAAATAAATACTAGATAATTTGTTAGAATACTTACCAATTTTGTAAACGATAAACCAAATCAATAAAGTAAGAATAAAGACTAGGACTTGGAAGCACATGTATAATTCCTGTAGTACTTCCAGTATCTACATATGCGATCCAATTCACATCACAATATATGGATTATAGATGATAGTCAAAGGTTAAGATTGGCTGTAAATCAGAATATCTATTATGCTTACAACTATCCTGCCACAAtattatgtttatttatttatgcatttAACCAACTATGCAGGAATAGTACCAGTTTAGTTCTATTCATTAAATATTACCATAGTAACATTCATCTTAGCGTGAAAAGGGTAAAAGGCACATTGGTTGTCTGATATCTGCGCGCGTATATGTAAGCACTATTCAACACGTTAAATATAAGTTAAAGAATTGAGTAGAGAGTATCTGTTTCAAAActtaattacaaaatatatattcatgcattttgatttgGTTCATGAATAGATCCCTTGAAGGATAGCCAAACGATGACTAAAAATTCATATCAGACTTCAAGAAAGAATAAGCAAAAACTATACTTGTCAATGCAGGGCTCACACACTTTCAAGCTATAAcaaaatggaaataaaatactaaaagcTTATTGTGAGTTATCATGGCAAAATAGAAAAATTTTGAGATTAGtggaagataaaaataaaaatatgaataagcTAGAAAGATGAAAACTTATCTTGTATTAGTATCCAGCCCATTGGCTTCTATCTTTATTTTGTTTGATAGCCACAGAATTGTTGGTATAAGGATAGCAAACACAAAGCACAGTCTATGCCTATATGGAGGTGTACGAAAATGGGAGCACagtcgtgctgataacgtgttatgaaataaaagcaatttagtaaaacataaacaagaacaagttatgaaataaaagtaatttagtaaaacatgaacacgAAATaaagatagagagaaggaaaaatatttcttcttcaattgtatgtattttcctatttattacaaggcctttatataggcatgaaaagtgaagaaaaatatgtcattgaatatatcattaagtataaaaatatgtcattaagcatttgagaagatcatggaggaagaattgacatccaccataatttaatttttcttataataGTATACTCGTTGAATTTGCTTTCTGTTCCCGTGTCCAATTAATTAAAGGATGTCCCATTCTACTACTTTCCTGCTAAATACTGTATGTACTtaccttttttgcatttttttataCTGTTAACATTCTTGTCCCCTAGTGTCGAGAAATCATTTGGATACACTTATACACCATGTTTGGCCAAACTgaaaaaattagcttattttaaaaaactaaaaaatacttatggagagaaatatttttgGTTTGGCTAGTCAatctgaaaagtacttttgaacaataatttgtgtttggccgagcatttcaaaaagtatttttaagtatcaaattacaaataaagacatgaaaagattgatttaatagttaatattatataagcaaataaataatcttaaaaattattattaagaaaataattaatctttttattttatttaagtaaaatataaaaataaaattgaaaagtacttTAACTATTTTAAGatgatttaaatatattaaaaaattattcaaCAAATACAAAAGCATTTATACCATAAGTCActatatatattagaaagttatcctaaaaataagaaaatttacTTATACATTAATATTCTAAGTACTATGTTTAAAATAGGTAGATTATTGGTATATACTACTATATTTTGGTAAGGGTATTTTTAGTAAGAAGATAAGtgaaaactgcttctgcttctgcttctgggaaaaaactatttttttctgtttctcaaaAACTGTTTTTGCTTCTTTCCAAATACACTTAATTTCTCCCATTAAAAAGCTTAGCCAAAGACCTCAAGTTGAggggaaaaaaatactttttggaaaaagaaaaaaaaaacttttgactCCAGGAGAAGTTTGATCAAGCAGGCTATTAATCTTCATTGTCTAGAAGTGTTATTGAAATCATGGAAATATGTATATTGAAGAAGTTAAGATCTTCCCTAAACCAGTTTTAGATATGAAGGTTAACCTATGAATATTCTTTTTTATGTAGTAAAGGGGACTTTCCCATTCCATAATAAGGTATGGAAGATTTGACTCCATTGATGTGGACTTGGATGTTTGTCTTTAGCTGGCTTTTGGGGGTCACGATTGAAAAAAGATGTTAAATTGTCTTCTTGTGACTTGTGAGAGTAAAGGAGAGTTTGAAAATTTTGCAAGTGAGTGACAAATCTTAACCTTAATCTTCTCAAGGGACCACAGAGGATTGGCAAAGCCAAGTTCTTTGCTGCATTGCCCATAATTTGCATCGTCACTCTTTACTGGTTAAAAGTCAATGCAATATTTGAAAAAGGTGCAAACTACCATTCTTTTACCTTTGTATCAATTATCATATAACATACTTCCAATTTTTAACTTATGATATTGAAGTTGACTTCTTGCTCTTATTTGAACTTGGAGTAATTGGATAAAAGACTAGGTCAAGAAGTCTCCCAATATCTCTCACTCAGTATTGTAGTTTCTTACTACGGATTCGCCTAACTTCGACCCAAAAGTTAGGTCACGAGGTGAACGTTTGCATACCAACTATGGCACTGGCTTGGAAACAAGACAAGACGAGACTTGCTTTGGTACCACTCAGTCACATGATTAACTTCGATACCAAAAGTTAACTCATGAGATAAAGAGTTGCGGACAACTTATAAGCTGTCCAAACCTCCACTTTTTGTCCAATGTGGAACTCTTGGATACTTAGCCCACTTGGCTGAAGAAGTCCCACCCTATATGGCGATTATGCATTCTTTCACCCTTTTGCTCAAATTGAATAGCTTGCTTTAGATACAGGGGCAAGCTAGAATATAAGTTATGAGTTCGGTCCAACTCAATAGTTTTTATTCAACTCTAGTCGTCGGATTTATCCACCAAGGGATTCGTGGAATTTATATGGATTGCGTTGGGGTATCTGttgaatatatacaaattattaattcaTAAACCAAAAACTTAAAAGAACTAGAATCTTaaacccataaactttaaattctgaTTCCACCTCAGTTTAGTTGTTATTTGAAACTGGTCTTGTGCTAACACCTACTTATAAATTGCTTGGTTAAagatgtaattataaaaatatatagggatgtattcaagaaaaagaaaaagaaaagaagtagagGACTAAAATATACTAAGAACACAAGTCCTAGTGGGATAAATCATACAAAAAGGAGTAGTTTTGGGCGGGGCAAGAAGCCAGCAGAATGCATGTGCAAAGGAGATTAGGAACTGGGACCAGATGACTTAAAAAGGATACCCTACACCAGTCCCTTATATGAGTAATTGGTTTTTTGCAATCCCATTATTTTAGCCTTATATGACCTACCTTTTGCCCTATAGTATATAATAAAGACATGATTTTGGGACAAACCTTTCCATTTCTCTCCTCGTGTGAAATTGGTTTACTGTTTCTTCTAAACCCGGCAGACTATGTGCTGCTTCTTTCTTCTTACACTTCTTGTAATTTCACCATTATGTATATTTGTTTTACTTCCAAGCCGTGAAAATAGTCTCTTGCAAAAATATAGGGTAACCGAACTGCCCTTTTAAGTtgatggtctatcggaaacaacttctctatctTTCTAGggtgggggtaaggtctgcgtacacactaccctcctcagactcCACGTGTCAAGAATTACCACTTATTGTTTGTGATGGGAGATTTTCAATAATTCAAGCTGACTATTTAGTTGTGGAGCCTCTTTTTGAAGGTGTCATCTAGTGGTGGCAAaatgattaaaagaaaatagttattcACTCATATTATTCGTTAAAAAAtgtgttggataatgaacttttttaaaaacgagtcaaatatggataagaaccatattattcatttagaaaatggataaccaatggatttAACTTTTACATCATATTCAATATGGATATCTGCCGATTAACCCGTTTTTtctccgtattaaatatgggtcggatcGAATAATTTTTCCGTTTTTACATTACCCATTTTGACCCGCCCACATCCGACCCCAtccgcccgtttgccacccctaatGCCAGCATATTTTcgttttacaaaaatatttttctacataTGTGTGTGTAAatgtatatattttaaaaaataatatgtaAATATTTAACAGGCCAAATACAAAGGTAAATGTCAATTTGAGATAGGCTGTAAAGCTTTAAACCAACATACATTGCAAAGACATGTCATGTACAAGCCAAATTGAGACAATAGGTTGAGACTAACAACAACAAACATATCtagcatatttttataaatagggTCTTAAAAGGATAGTGTGTACACATACCTTACTCTTATCTTATGAAGGAGAAAGACTGTTTTCTGTAGACCATCGTCTGAGATAATCGCAGTATCAGCAGTAAAGAATTGAGACCGCTTGTATAAATTCTACGTAAGTAACCACGGACTAAGAAAAACTGGTAAACGCTGCAAAGACCAAGCCTCCAATTATGACCAATTTAGAAAGACAAATTTAGTCAAGGAAACTTTGTTTTAAAATGTGTCTCTTATGTCAGCAATAAGTGATCCAAGAAAGCCTCTCATTAATAATGTCATATATAGCACCACTGCCTACACTTTATGAAGCTATTACTGACTCACTGCCTGTTTTATGTTGCTCAATCTTGTTATCTTGTTAAGTATTTTGCAGAGTCAAATAGATTTGCAGACAAGTCTGAACTTCAATTCCAATGAAAAAATGCCTTTTGACAAATGTATTCTCACTAAATTTGTCATTACATAAATATGAACAGAATCCCATATTATCCACTATTTGGAATTTTCTTGCATGTGAGGATAATTTACTATGACTGTTTCATCTCATCCTCTAAAATTACAATATTAAATAAAACATGTTCCATACAAATATGAACTCTATCCATAATCCAATAGATGTCCACTTTTGACATAGATGTGGTAAAAAGAAAGTGAAGAGTGTAAAAATTGGAGCGTggtacaacaacaacccagtggaaTCTCACAAGTGGAGTATGGGGAGGATATTGTGTACGCAtgtcttacccctaccctagaaaAGTATAGAGATAGTTTCGATAGACTTGCggctcaaaacaaataaaaattggagtgtggtacaacaacaacaacaacaattacccAACAGAATCTCACAAGTGAGGTATGAGAAACATAGAGTGAACCCAtgtcttacccctaccctgaaaaattatagaagttgtttAGAGTCTCGGCTCAAAACAGATAAAAATTGGAGTGTGGtaacaacaacaactcaataaAATCTTAAAAGCGGGGTATTGAGAGAATAGTgagagaataatatgtacacaGATCTTACTCATACTCTGAAAAAATATAAAGGTTGTTTCGATAAATTCTCGGCTCAAAACTAATAAAAATTGGAGTGTGGTAATTGGTAGTAATAATAAGCACAAAATGCAAGGGGAATGGTTGGTATTTGCTGGCTGGCTGTTGCACAAATATTGTTGAACATATGATTTTCTTGCAATCACCATGTTGTACCAAATATCAATTGCAAGTGGCCAAAAAactcattctctctctctctctcccctccCCTACCCCATGACTAAGCCAACTGGCAAGTTTTGATCCTTcacaaaattgagaaaaaaaataagtCCAAAGGATAAAGCAAAGGACAAAGCTAGTCTACTATTGAGTGTGCTAAGTTTGGTTTTATATACCTTACTCTTCTTCTCTTCCCACTTATAAATACAGAACCAATAAACAGAATCCAACCCATATTAATCTTTACTCCTTCCTCTATTAATAATCAAACCTTCATATTTTTTTCCTCTACTTTCAAGAAACACCAAGTGTACTTAGCCAACAATTAAGGTgcattttcacttttttttaagTATGAATATATCAGCTTCTGAATGTAGTAGTGGATGTGAATCTGGTTGGACAATGTACTTAGATCAACTCTCAAATTCTGAAGATCAATATAACAGAAGAAATATTGATTATGGCATATATGGTAAGAGTAAAACAGAATATGTGGATGAAtatcaagaagatgaagatatgTCAATGGTTTCTGATGCTTCTTCTGGTCCACCACATTTTCAAGAAGAATATTGCTTTGATCAAAATGGATACATTTTCTATCCTTCAGCTTCTGAAAACACAAAGCCAAAAGAGAAAAGGAATATAAAAGAGCAAAAGGTCAAAAAACAGAATCTTTATCTTGATGATACTGCTAGTTCTCCATTCTCTAGTTTCCCTAAGGTATGTTCAGTCCAACCCCAACTTTattttataatcttaaaatatgaaatatgtTAGTATTTTTTTCACTTTGATATATACCCTTTTTGTATTACAGGATAACAGAGAATATAATGATAGAACTTCCGTGGAGATGGTAGCTGACTTCTCTGAAACACATTCTAAGGTTACTTTTTTTAATTGTCATTCTTGGATTAATTTTTCTGATGTCTTTTTTATTTAAGTATAGAATTGACAATGAGAATTGTGTTATTCCTTTCAGGGTAAATCTGTTTTAGGGAAGCACTTTGATTTCTTGAAAACATCTGTGAGTGGAAGAACTTCATCAGAAAAACCTAGTGAGTAAACAGAAGCGATATatattaattttctttttaacTGATGCTAAAATAATGGAGCAAAGGGGCTGGTTTGTTCTTGATAGAATAACAACTACCCCATAATTACAAACAAGTCGGAGTCGGCCATATGAATTcttattatttatattgtttCGTTTAAGCCGATATCAATCGAGTATTATAAATGTTAGTTTCTCTTGCGCTGGAAGTTCTCTATATTATCTACTGAAATATAAGTTTCTCACATCAGTGGCGGAGGTAGAGTGTCACGATCGgattcggccgaacccagtaactttaATTTGAACCATGTGTTTGTCCTACAAAatccattgaatatgtataaatgatTATTTTAAAACACAGTAACTTTTAACGATTAGAATCCCAAACCCATAAGCTTGAAATCTTGGCTTCGCCTATGTCTGACATGATTAAAAGACTCTTAGTAAAAATTAGAACTAAATTAAATGTACTAACATGACTAAGCTTAGTCCCAACAAATTAGTAttgtctatattttttttttctgattttgtgCCATATTTAACTTTAGATGTCattcaaaaattaatttgtttGGCTTTGTGTTTTTGGCAGGTGGTTTGAAAGGAAGGAAGAGGCAATAAGAATTGGCAAAGAGTATATTTTCTGTGTCTGCAGCTGCAAttgaagagagaaaagaagattGTTGTTTGAGGGATGAATAGGGagcataaaaagggaaaaaaggctTTAGATTTCTGAGGATCTTGTTTTTATCCTACTTTCTcccctttctttttaattttttattagtCCTCCTTCCAGTTATTGTTCCTGTCTATGTAGTGGGAAACAACTTTAAAACATAAATGtcaaaaaagaagagagaaaactgtctttattttatttctctctctCCCACACCAAACACAATTCAGGAGatatataataacaataatattaaGTCCAATGTTCTTCACTTCAAAGTAGTTCTTTCCATTTTTTGCAGCATTACACTATCTCATACTCTCTTATTCTTCAACAgttaatttaactttaaaaatgtGTAACAACGAATCTCCCAACAAAATTAATAAATGGAATGGAATTATATTCAAATCTCTATGTAACGACCTTATTTGTTctgatatttttttattattatagtgAAGTACTTATTTGTTCACTATaaaacttggcttttatagtgaatgactgtaACATAAAGATGTTATAGAGAGATCTGATTGTATTATATATTCTGATTTTAGATAATGTGACAAAAATACAATTTATAGAAATAATAAATTGTTGTAACAATGTAACTGTGAGAATTGCCAGCCTAGCTAGCTGATTGAGTTGGTTCAATCTGGTAATGTAATATACTCAAAACTAGAACAAGACATTGTGAATAATGAAGATTGATCCCTTTCAAGTTTCATTTTCTACCAAAAAGGCACAACCCCACCTAGTTCTATGACAGCTATCTACTAAAAATATGATCCATGTATAATATTGAGGGTGcaattattgtttttttttttaacctCCCAAAATCTTTGATTCTAAGAATTGCCACCCATATCTTGGAGCATGTCGTAGATTTCAAGAAAAAGACAAGACCTCCAGCTATGTATCCTGAGTGCTGACAATTTCCCTTCTTGGTACACtaataattgttataataataAATGCATACAGTAAAATTTCAACAAGTTTGAAATTATTGATGAGGATATTATGTTGGAGTAGTATTCAAATTAGAATGAAAGAATTAATGGAAGGTTGTTAAAGCAGGAAATAATGCAATTTATAACATTTACTATTCTTTTCTTTCAATAATTATTGATCCTCTTGTTAAAGGATATAGATATTCTACGTGTGTTCTATCTTCATCCAACAAAATGTACTTGTTACACAATTGCCACATGTTCAATACATAACAAAAACCATAAATGAGAAAGACCAGATGTCACCTTTCATATGTAGGTAGATATTCTTGCAGTTTGCATGTGATTGAAGGTGCCCTTTGTCTCTGCTAATTTAATGTGCAGCTTAGGTTTGTAAAATAATATTATGTAAAACCCTAATAGCATGCTTTAGTATACttttatatacctcaaaactctATAATAAAGTGATAGTTGtggtttttattattattattaaatgatCGAATATATCTCAGGAAAGTCATATCAAAACTTGACTTATTTGGTCATCCACTAGATGAAAAAAAACATAATAAgagtttaatttattatataataatgttttattaaaaatatttttattattgtttcgATCATATTCCTCAAAAAGTAAATCCCCCCTTTGGAGTTGAAAGATAACTTTTTACTAATTATCAACTAGTAGAATTAATTAATAACCTGCAAAATAAGCGAACAACCTGTTATGATAAATTAAATTACactaataatataaaatattattgGTGTATATCAAATAAATCCGTATAATTATTATTTCCTGTCAACTTGAGTTGAGTTATAGTTAGACGAAATACAATGTCAATAAAGGGTGAGTTAGAGCtatgt
The nucleotide sequence above comes from Nicotiana tabacum cultivar K326 chromosome 12, ASM71507v2, whole genome shotgun sequence. Encoded proteins:
- the LOC107801948 gene encoding protein SOB FIVE-LIKE 5; amino-acid sequence: MNISASECSSGCESGWTMYLDQLSNSEDQYNRRNIDYGIYGKSKTEYVDEYQEDEDMSMVSDASSGPPHFQEEYCFDQNGYIFYPSASENTKPKEKRNIKEQKVKKQNLYLDDTASSPFSSFPKDNREYNDRTSVEMVADFSETHSKGKSVLGKHFDFLKTSVSGRTSSEKPSGLKGRKRQ